ATTGTGGGTCTTTAGGATTTTGAGACGCACTTGCCCAATGGGCGATAAAACCTTCTTCTGCCATTTGTCTGCTAATCAATATACAATCAACAGATTTTGTCAGGTCTGTGTGATATTTCTGCAATTCGTTATCCCATTTTCAATCGGGTCCCCAATTCCAAAGCATCCAGTCTGTGTTGCCGTCTACTTCGGCAACAAATCCGTCAACAGACATTTGCATTTCTAAAATTAATTTTCTCATTTTTCTATTTTTATTTGTTAGTATAAAAATATTGAGCCTCTTTTTAAAACCTGATGTGTTAAAACGACAAATTAAGGGGTTGTTTGCGACAATGTATTTCCTGTACCTTTCTGCCATTGTTATAGCTGTTGAGTGTCGCTTTACAATGACTGCCAATAGGAGTCTGTGCAAAAACTAATTTTAACTCCCTGAGATTTTAATATTTCCATTTTTTGTTTGCCCATAACGTAGTTGAAAATGTAGTGTATTTATTTTTTCTTGTACCATGAAGAAAAGGTGTTCTTTTCACGCTATATCGGTTCAGAAAAATCACCTCGTCCGGAAATCAATATAAAAGTATGTATCGAACGGATTTATATGGACTGAATTTTTTGTTGAATCTTTGTGTAAACATCTGTCGTTTAGCGCGATTCGAGTGTCAACTTTATCTGGTTTTCTTTTAAGCCTCTCATTGTTGTTGGTGGTGGTGGTGTTGCTATACAAATCCAATTTTACCTCTTACCAATGCCTTGCCGAATACGCTATTGTATGCACCTTTTTTAGTTCAATTCAGACAACCGTGCTATCAGCCTTTTTGCGTGGTTTTCTGCCTTATTCTTTACGTCATCAGGACTATAACCCGCTGCTAAAGAAGTCCCGTGAAAATAAATTGGGTCAATGTAATTCATTTGTGCATAGTAAGCTGTTTGCTCCAGATTTTTACAAAACTCATACACACGGAAATGATGTTCTGCTAAAGTTTGATAACCTTGTTCGGGAGCTCCAACTGTGAAACTTGGCACAAAATTTTTCCCTTTCAGCTTATCACCTTTAGAGCCGTATGCAAACTGGTATTCAAACACGATATCAAACCAGTGTTTTAGGATGGCAGGCATGTTGTACCAATAAAAGGGGTATTGGAATACAACTGTCCTATGTTCCAGAAGCGCTTTTTGTTCTGATTTTGCGTCAATGTTGTAGTCAGGATACAGAGCTGCTATGTTTCTAACTTCAATATCCATGCTGCTTTTCTGCAATTCTTCGATAATGGTTTTGTTCGCAAAAGAACTTTTAAAGTTTGGATGTCCTAAAATAATCAATGCCATAATTCTAATATTTTAATACTATAATTATTTTAGTTGCAAAACTATTTTTAGTCTTTTAAATTTGCAATAACTATTAAAATCGATAGGTTGAAAAATGAAAACAGAATGTATCTCTGATTATGTGAAGTTAAAAGAGAAGGTTTATCCTTGCACCGTAAGCCTCACCATGGATTTGGTCGGGGGAAAATGGAAGGCAGTCATACTTTACCATTTGAAAGACAGTGCAAAAAGATATAATGAACTTCGTAAGGAAATGCCCTCCATTACCGAAATGACTTTGAGTTTACAATTAAAGCAATTAGAAAAAGACGGCTTGGTGTCAAGAAAAGTGTATGGAAAAAAACCACCGATAAAAGTCGTTTACAGTTTAACCGATTTCGGAAAAAGCTTTGTTCCGGTTTTGGAAGCGATCACAGCATGGGGCAACCAGATAGTGAGCGAAAAAGGCGAATTTGTATGCGATTCGCCTTAAATCGTTCTAGTATTAGAGTATCGGAATCGCAATATACATGGCAACGGACAATTGTCAAGACCCTACGTAACTCTTTGATATATAATTCCATCAACCCTAAAGACGCCACATCCCACGAGCAGAAGAATACCTATTAAAAAGTACTTCCTTTCATTTTATTGCTTTGGGGGTGCCAACAAATTGTTGGATGCAAAAGTAGTGCTTCCGGATATCCGGAACATCGCGGTTCCTCTGTTTTTACAGATATTCCCTGTTACGATTTTCTTTGTCTTCTGATAATTTTGACTACGCGGTTGTATATGATTTCCGCCAAATTCCAGTCATATCCATCAAAGTTAGTGGTATTATTGAATTGAATGACCACCGTGTCGATGTCTTTGAAGTATTTTGCAATCGTTTGATAGCCGGGAACCAGGCCAGTATGGTTGTAACGATAAATGGAGGAATAGATGTCCTGCTCCTTTTTATCTTTAAATACAGAGCCATCGTTTAATGCCCGTAAGAATATCCCCACATCCTGTGCAGTAGCTACCATGGAGCCATAATCGGCATCCTTTATATCCTGCTCGATGCCGACATAATAGCCGCTCATCAAATCGTTCATGTTCACATCGTGAATCGAACCGAAGGTATGTTTTAATCCAAGCGGGTCCAGAATATTCTCCTTGATGTACTGAAATTTGCTCTTCCCCGTCACCTTTTGAATGATTTCACCTAGCAACAGATAATTGGTGTTGCAATATTCATAGTCTTTTCCCGGTTTAAAGTCAGCCGGCAAATCGAGTACCCGTTTCAGCGCTTCTTCACTGGTTTTGGGTGGGTTGGTCCAAAAATTTGGAGTGGCAGTAAAATTGGGAATGCCGCTTCGGTGCTCCACCATCATTCTCAGGGTAATTTCATTGGCATATTGAATTCGGCCCACCAGTTCGGGCATGTAACAGGCCAGTGTACTATCCAACGACAAACGGCCGGCATGCACTAATTTGGTGATAGCAACCGCATCATATAACTTCCCCACGCTGGCAATCTTAAACAGGGCATGAGGGTCGGCTGGAATCTTTTTTTCCCTGTTCTTCCAGCCGGCAGCATAAAATGCCGGTGGTTTGCCTGCCTCGTCCACATACACAATCATGCCGTCAAATCCATATTGAATGCCCTCATTAAGCTGTTCCTGAATGGTGTCGGGCAGCGGTCTTATCCAGGCTCTGACCAAAATCCAGGGTACAAAAAACATAGAGATTGCGGTTCCGACAAATAATAGGATTCTGACTATTCGTTTGGTTTGTTTCTTCATCGTTTCAACTTTTCAAAACCCGTTATATATGCCAACGGAGTTCTGTTTAAATAACTTTTTTATAATACGCTGTTTTCTCGAAAAAAATACAAAATAAAAACACTATTGCAGCATCATTGCTATGACAGGACGGGACATTTCTACCTCTTTCAAGTCAAGCTGTAGCCCGAGCGGCTTCAATTGTTGCCCGATCGTTTCATAGATGGGCTTCATTTGAGCAAAGGGACCAATAACCGATTGCCGGGGAGTTGCTCCATGATTGTTTTGGATGTTTTTATCAGCACCGGCATCCATAAGCATCTGCACTATTTCAATGCGGCAAAAGAATGCGGCAGCATGCAAGGCGGTCGAACCTTCGTTATTCTGAATGTCGAGGTTCGCATGTGCATCAATTAACGCTTTGGCAATAGCTGTTTTTCCAAAAGTCGCGGCCATAATTAAAGGCGTTGAACCACTCATGGGATCCTTCATATTGATATCGGTTCCTGCTTCAATGTGTTGTTTCACCACCTCGAGGTTGCCGGATAAGATGGCGGTTTGAATGTCGGTTTTGGGCTTCTCGGTTATTGACGCCGCTTTCGTGTTATTGTTTCCACCCGATGATGCACATGCATTTAGTAATAGAAGGAGTACGAGTGAAAAGTTGACCAACATTTTTGAAGAATTCATTTTTAGTGTGTTCATGACGTTAAGTTTTAATATTTTGACTTTGAAAACTGTTTTACAAAGGTGAACCATTCGTTCATGCAAGGCCTAAGAGGTATGCAGCGAAAAGTGTCAAGTTTGCGTTAGGCATAAAAAATTTGAAGCAGAAATAACAATTTTGAAGCAAGTGGTCCTGTTCATCATTCTGAGAAAGGCCGCATAGTATGCATTTGCTTTAATTTTTCTACTTTCGTTTCAATAGGAACCAGTAATGGCAATTTTGGGGTCAGACTTCATTGAAAAAGCAGAAGCGGTTATTCTTGAGAATATCTCGAATGAACAGTTCGGAGTTTCCGAACTGGCAGATGCTATGAGTATGAGCCGCTCCAGTTTACTCCGAAAAATCAAAGCGCATACAAAGCTTTCTGCCAATCAATTTATTCGTCAGGTTCGCCTGACCAAAGGGATGGAGATGCTCCGACAGACTACATCGACGGTCGCTGAGATTTCGTACCAGGTAGGCTTTGGGAACACTTCCTATTTTATCAAATGCTTTCGGGAACAATACGGGTATTCACCCGGCGAGGTCAGAAAGGGAACTGTGGCTGATGAAAATTTATCTGAGCAGACAACCTTTTTGAATCGATACAGATGGCACTTGATTTCAGCGGTGGCTCTAATCGTAATCTTTGGTTCAGTTCTCCTTTTCGGTAAAAAACGTACCGTTTCGGCTGAAAACAAAATGGATAAATCGATTGCTGTGTTACCGTTCAAAAACGAAAGCAGTGATACGTTGAACCTGTATTTCGTTAACGGGCTCCGGGAATCGGTGTTGAACAACCTGCAGAAGATTGGAGACCTGCGGGTGATTAGCCGGACTTCGGCAGAGAAGTATAGAGATACCGATAAGGGCATTCCGGAAATCGCCGATGAGCTCAATGTGAAATACCTGGTAGAAGGCAGTGGCCAGCGGGTTGGAAATCAGGTTTTGCTCAATGTCCAGTTGATAAAAGCTTCCACCGACCAGCCCGTGTGGGGGGAACAATATAACCGCGAAGTGAAAGATGTATTTGCACTTCAGAACGAAGTGGCACGAAAAATAGCCGATGCGATTAATGCAAAAATAAGGCCTTCCGAAATGGACCAGATTGAGAAAAAACCTACCGGGGACTTATTAGCATATGATTATTACCTTAAAGCCCTTATTCCGTATAACACAAGAACAAAGGAAGGTTTGGCCGAAGCCATTTCGCTATTAAAAAAAGCTATCGGGCAAGATTCACAATTTGCGTTGGCTTATGCCTACATGGCTTTTTCGTACTACTATACCGACTTATACCAGAAGCAAAAACAATATACAGAGCAAATTAACAACAATGCTGACAAGGCCCTGCTTTACGATCCCAAATCAGCCGAAAGCCTCATGGCCAAGGCGCTGTATTACATGCAGGTTAAGGAATACCGATTAGCGGTGCCCTATTTGGAGAAGGCCCTGGAGTACAATCCTAATTCATCACCGGTGGTTCAAATGCTTTCTACTTTATATGCCAGCGATATTCCCAATACGACAAAATATCTTACCTACGCATTAAAAGGAATACAACTGGATATTGCTGCTTATGATTCCATTACCAAAAGCTATATTTATTTAAACTTAAGCAACGCGCTTATCCAAAACGGTTTTGTGGAAGAAGCGACCACCTATATCAACAAGTCGTTGGATTACAATCCCGGGAATTATTATTCGCCCATGTTACAGGCATATATCCAGTACGCCAAAGACGGTAATATAAAGCAAACCCAAAAACGATTAACGAAAGAATGGAACAAGGATACGACCCGGTTGGATATTTTGCAGGAAGTGGCCAAATTCTATTATTATGGGGAAGAGTATAATCAAGCCTTTCATTATTATCAAAAATTTGTCAAAGCCAGGGAGAAGTACGGTCTGGATATTTATCCGCAGGAAGATGTAAAGATTGCCCGGGTTTACCAAAAAATGGGGCTGGATGAACAGGCTGCTCAGTTTTTCAAAGCGTATGCCGGATATTGCGAAAAAGACCAATCCATTTACAAGAGTGCCAGCATGGCGGTGAAGTATGCGT
This Prolixibacter sp. NT017 DNA region includes the following protein-coding sequences:
- a CDS encoding serine hydrolase yields the protein MFFVPWILVRAWIRPLPDTIQEQLNEGIQYGFDGMIVYVDEAGKPPAFYAAGWKNREKKIPADPHALFKIASVGKLYDAVAITKLVHAGRLSLDSTLACYMPELVGRIQYANEITLRMMVEHRSGIPNFTATPNFWTNPPKTSEEALKRVLDLPADFKPGKDYEYCNTNYLLLGEIIQKVTGKSKFQYIKENILDPLGLKHTFGSIHDVNMNDLMSGYYVGIEQDIKDADYGSMVATAQDVGIFLRALNDGSVFKDKKEQDIYSSIYRYNHTGLVPGYQTIAKYFKDIDTVVIQFNNTTNFDGYDWNLAEIIYNRVVKIIRRQRKS
- a CDS encoding ankyrin repeat domain-containing protein, whose product is MNTLKMNSSKMLVNFSLVLLLLLNACASSGGNNNTKAASITEKPKTDIQTAILSGNLEVVKQHIEAGTDINMKDPMSGSTPLIMAATFGKTAIAKALIDAHANLDIQNNEGSTALHAAAFFCRIEIVQMLMDAGADKNIQNNHGATPRQSVIGPFAQMKPIYETIGQQLKPLGLQLDLKEVEMSRPVIAMMLQ
- a CDS encoding NAD(P)H-dependent oxidoreductase; translation: MALIILGHPNFKSSFANKTIIEELQKSSMDIEVRNIAALYPDYNIDAKSEQKALLEHRTVVFQYPFYWYNMPAILKHWFDIVFEYQFAYGSKGDKLKGKNFVPSFTVGAPEQGYQTLAEHHFRVYEFCKNLEQTAYYAQMNYIDPIYFHGTSLAAGYSPDDVKNKAENHAKRLIARLSELN
- a CDS encoding helix-turn-helix domain-containing protein; translation: MAILGSDFIEKAEAVILENISNEQFGVSELADAMSMSRSSLLRKIKAHTKLSANQFIRQVRLTKGMEMLRQTTSTVAEISYQVGFGNTSYFIKCFREQYGYSPGEVRKGTVADENLSEQTTFLNRYRWHLISAVALIVIFGSVLLFGKKRTVSAENKMDKSIAVLPFKNESSDTLNLYFVNGLRESVLNNLQKIGDLRVISRTSAEKYRDTDKGIPEIADELNVKYLVEGSGQRVGNQVLLNVQLIKASTDQPVWGEQYNREVKDVFALQNEVARKIADAINAKIRPSEMDQIEKKPTGDLLAYDYYLKALIPYNTRTKEGLAEAISLLKKAIGQDSQFALAYAYMAFSYYYTDLYQKQKQYTEQINNNADKALLYDPKSAESLMAKALYYMQVKEYRLAVPYLEKALEYNPNSSPVVQMLSTLYASDIPNTTKYLTYALKGIQLDIAAYDSITKSYIYLNLSNALIQNGFVEEATTYINKSLDYNPGNYYSPMLQAYIQYAKDGNIKQTQKRLTKEWNKDTTRLDILQEVAKFYYYGEEYNQAFHYYQKFVKAREKYGLDIYPQEDVKIARVYQKMGLDEQAAQFFKAYAGYCEKDQSIYKSASMAVKYAYEGKNDKAIEQLKVFATQDNYQYWILLFLGKDPLLKPLKNNAEFRRTIQKIKNRFWKKHDHLKKILENKGLV
- a CDS encoding helix-turn-helix domain-containing protein; the encoded protein is MKTECISDYVKLKEKVYPCTVSLTMDLVGGKWKAVILYHLKDSAKRYNELRKEMPSITEMTLSLQLKQLEKDGLVSRKVYGKKPPIKVVYSLTDFGKSFVPVLEAITAWGNQIVSEKGEFVCDSP